In Melanotaenia boesemani isolate fMelBoe1 chromosome 7, fMelBoe1.pri, whole genome shotgun sequence, a single window of DNA contains:
- the LOC121642779 gene encoding uncharacterized protein LOC121642779, producing MRLLWVTLLLLHQGYTLVPVTTGQLGETVTLTCTMPDEEQSSTALHWYKQGAEDTLKLIAKQVKNKIPESVPADFISRLNVTYDGKISHLTIFKTIQDDEGMYHCAKIDWTKNTWNGMYLSLKGNSERTSNYTVVQTASDPARPGDSVTLQCSVFSDSENKTCPRNLSAFWFKTGSDKSLPQIIYTDGNIHNECDKRSHPQKKCVYNFYKNISSSDDGIYYCAVATCGEILFGDGTKLVTAPPAAYGFIALVVSVTCLVISVIINIVLICYRRRAACRQLKGQKRTTSHARHDNLSQTGDDTTEGGQDLNYAALRFSGGKASRGKKKKKVSTEDSDKMNPMDPSTPRANQTRDLKGHHYGNDPDQGRPGPHHSHISAVQGPDYPDKYNPHGNDRTVSRHSSQCSEPL from the exons ATGCGTCTGCTGTGGGTTACACTGCTCCTCCTTCATCAAGGAT ATACGCTGGTTCCAGTGACCACGGGTCAACTTGGTGAAACTGTGACTTTGACCTGTACTATGCCAGATGAAGAGCAGAGTAGTACTGCTCTCCACTGGTACAAGCAGGGTGCAGAAGATACTCTGAAACTGATTGCAAAGCAAGTGAAAAACAAGATTCCTGAGTCTGTACCAGCAGATTTTATCTCACGACTGAATGTAACGTATGATGGAAAAATCAGCCACCTGACCATTTTCAAGACGATTCAAGACGATGAAGGAATGTATCACTGTGCTAAGATCGACTGGACTAAGAATACGTGGAACGGGATGTATTTGTCATTAAAAG GGAACAGTGAGAGGACGTCAAACTATACTGTTGTTCAGACAGCATCAGATCCAGCCCGTCCAGGAGACTCAGTGACTCTGCAGTGTTCAGTCTTCTCTGACTCTGAGAATAAGACCTGTCCAAGAAATCTCAGTGCATTCTGGTTCAAAACTGGATCAGATAAATCTCTTCCACAGATCATCTACACTGATGGAAACATACATAATGAATGTGACAAGAGATCTCACCCTcagaagaaatgtgtttataatTTCTATAAGAACATCAGCTCCTCTGATGATGGGATTTATTACTGCGCTGTGGCCACATGTGGAGAGATTTTATTTGGAGATGGAACTAAACTGGTAACTG CACCACCAGCAGCATATGGATTTATTGCATTGGTGGTCTCTGTAACCTGCTTGGTCATTTCTGTGAtcataaacattgttttaatctGTTACCGAAGAAGAGCAGCATGCAGACAACTGAAGG GACAAAAAAGAACCACTTCACATGCAAGACATGACAACTTAAGTCAAACTGGAGATGATACC ACTGAAGGTGGACAGGACCTGAACTACGCTGCTTTACGTTTCTCTGGAGGAAAAGCTtcaagaggaaagaagaaaaaaaaagtatcgaCTGAAGACA GTGACAAAATGAATCCTatggatccatccacaccaagaGCCAACCAAACCCGTGACCTCAAAGGTCATCACTATGGGAAtgacccagatcagggcagaccgggcccacaccacagccatattTCTGCAGTACAGGGCCCCGATTACCCTGACAAGTACAATCCCCATGGCAACGACCGCACAGTCAGCAGGCATAGCTCCCAGTGCAGTGAACCCCTATGA
- the LOC121643057 gene encoding uncharacterized protein LOC121643057 isoform X2, whose translation MLIIFYALLMLSVGCRTDDRKFITNTVTVGQNATLTCPLQKSLLHQETYHWIRLVSGNWPEYLGGTFNFDFDGVTEITHITAKQENEAFVLHINGTKINDAGLYYCIKVKQLNLTFIKRTFLQIKGPEPDITAVIQEPPSEPLNPGDPVNLQCSVFFKTEKKTCPADHSVFWFKAGSDDRHPSFLYLHGNSGDKCERTPEANTTQKCVYSFSSEVTSSDAGTFYCAVATCGEILIGNGTKVDIQASNLWDLKVSNTVILLLGAALTVSLVVISVLVYKIKKATCGCWKDAVMNCDNQQIQQIKILPLFSLELLLLRLLIVCV comes from the exons ATGTTGATCATATTTTATGCACTGCTGATGCTCAGTGTGGGAT GTCGCACAGATGATCGAAAGTTCATAACGAACACAGTTACTGTTGGACAAAATGCGACCCTGACATGTCCTCTTCAGAAATCTCTTCTGCACCAAGAAACCTACCACTGGATCAGACTTGTTTCTGGAAACTGGCCGGAATATCTGGGAGGAACATTTAACTTTGATTTTGATGGTGTTACAGAGATAACTCACATTACAGCAAAGCAAGAAAATGAAGCATTTGTTCTCCATATTAATGGAACTAAGATCAATGATGCTGGTCTTTATTACtgtattaaagtaaaacagctTAATCTGACCTTTATTAAAAGAACATTTCTACAAATTAAGG gaccagaaccagataTCACTGCTGTCATTCAGGAGCCTCCATCTGAGCCACTAAATCCAGGAGACCCAGTCAATCTGCAGTGTTCAGTCTTCTTTAAGACCGAGAAGAAAACTTGTCCAGCAGATCACAGCGTGTTCTGGTTCAAAGCCGGATCAGATGATCGTCATCCCAGTTTTCTTTATCTTCATGGTAACAGTGGTGATAAATGTGAGAGGACTCCTGAAGCTAACACCACACAGAAATGTGTCTACAGCTTCTCCAGTGAAGTTACCTCCTCTGATGCTGGGACGTTTTACTGTGCTGTGGCCACATGTGGAGAGATTTTAATTGGAAATGGAACAAAAGTGGACATCCAAG CATCCAACCTGTGGGATTTGAAGGTGTCCAACACAGTTATTTTGCTGTTAGGTGCTGCTCTGACTGTGAGCCTCGTTGTTATATCTGTCCTAGTTTATAAAATCAAGAAGGCAACTTGTGGGTGTTGGAAAG ATGCTGTTATGAACTGTGACAATCAGCAAATTCAACAG ATTAAAATTCTTCCTCTGTTTTCGTTGGAGTTGCTGTTGCTGCGTCTGCtgattgtttgtgtgtga
- the LOC121643057 gene encoding uncharacterized protein LOC121643057 isoform X1 — protein sequence MLIIFYALLMLSVGCRTDDRKFITNTVTVGQNATLTCPLQKSLLHQETYHWIRLVSGNWPEYLGGTFNFDFDGVTEITHITAKQENEAFVLHINGTKINDAGLYYCIKVKQLNLTFIKRTFLQIKGPEPDITAVIQEPPSEPLNPGDPVNLQCSVFFKTEKKTCPADHSVFWFKAGSDDRHPSFLYLHGNSGDKCERTPEANTTQKCVYSFSSEVTSSDAGTFYCAVATCGEILIGNGTKVDIQASNLWDLKVSNTVILLLGAALTVSLVVISVLVYKIKKATCGCWKDAVMNCDNQQIQQRSEVSLTYAAPTFTQKKACRAERKNMKTSQKETVYSDIRVLG from the exons ATGTTGATCATATTTTATGCACTGCTGATGCTCAGTGTGGGAT GTCGCACAGATGATCGAAAGTTCATAACGAACACAGTTACTGTTGGACAAAATGCGACCCTGACATGTCCTCTTCAGAAATCTCTTCTGCACCAAGAAACCTACCACTGGATCAGACTTGTTTCTGGAAACTGGCCGGAATATCTGGGAGGAACATTTAACTTTGATTTTGATGGTGTTACAGAGATAACTCACATTACAGCAAAGCAAGAAAATGAAGCATTTGTTCTCCATATTAATGGAACTAAGATCAATGATGCTGGTCTTTATTACtgtattaaagtaaaacagctTAATCTGACCTTTATTAAAAGAACATTTCTACAAATTAAGG gaccagaaccagataTCACTGCTGTCATTCAGGAGCCTCCATCTGAGCCACTAAATCCAGGAGACCCAGTCAATCTGCAGTGTTCAGTCTTCTTTAAGACCGAGAAGAAAACTTGTCCAGCAGATCACAGCGTGTTCTGGTTCAAAGCCGGATCAGATGATCGTCATCCCAGTTTTCTTTATCTTCATGGTAACAGTGGTGATAAATGTGAGAGGACTCCTGAAGCTAACACCACACAGAAATGTGTCTACAGCTTCTCCAGTGAAGTTACCTCCTCTGATGCTGGGACGTTTTACTGTGCTGTGGCCACATGTGGAGAGATTTTAATTGGAAATGGAACAAAAGTGGACATCCAAG CATCCAACCTGTGGGATTTGAAGGTGTCCAACACAGTTATTTTGCTGTTAGGTGCTGCTCTGACTGTGAGCCTCGTTGTTATATCTGTCCTAGTTTATAAAATCAAGAAGGCAACTTGTGGGTGTTGGAAAG ATGCTGTTATGAACTGTGACAATCAGCAAATTCAACAG AGGAGTGAGGTCTCTTTGACGTATGCTGCACCTACtttcacacagaaaaaagcTTGCAGAGCTGAGAGAAAGAACATGAAAACATCACAGAAGGAGACAGTTTACTCTGATATCAGAGTTCTGGGATAG